The genome window ATCAAGAGACAACTTATCTTCAACTATGTCATACTGAGGCTATTACATTCCACCATGGTAAATTGATGAGGCATTCCCAGTCCTTTGGAAACTTACGCAGTGAGTGGCACAGGTGGCAgcagcacagcagcagcagcagcagcagtccgAGAGAGGTGGCTGCCCCTCCTGCTCTCAGCATCATATCAAAGGTGACGCTGGATCCACACAGCTGGTCCCTCGGGCATTACAGAGCTGGAaaacagatataaaaaaaaattgtatgaaCAACTGTCGCTTTTGTGTACAAGGCGCAAAAATCTGAGCTATTATGAGTATGGCTTTAATCATGCCTTGGGTTGAGGGTTCAAATTGCAAGGCAGCCACTTCTGCTCCCCTTTGCTAAACCTCCATGCAATCCCTGGTGCTTATTTCAGTGAAACCGCTGTCTAAAGCTAAATATCCCGATGCTGTCTATACTAAATGACAAACTACATTCATCACACCTTTAATATTCAGCATCTTGCAAAAGCCAAGCATGCATGCTCTACCCTCACCTTGCTAACCTGACCCTCTCCAAGGTAATTATTACATTTCTCGCGGTAAGCATGCTGTATACGATACCTCCTCTGAGTATCTTCCATTAACACACAATCCAGAGTGGCAGCGGTGGTGGAGGCAGTGGGAGTCTTTACGACAGCAGTGCTGCTCTAGAGCTCCTCCATTCCATGCaggttctttctctctcctcgtACAGATGCTGCTTCACTCCCTGCTGCCTCCAATTGTGCACAGGCAACGcattctcctcctctttcttctcctcctacAGCAAGTCCGTCCCATCCCCAACCCCCCTTCTCCTAGCATTCTCGTGGTCACTAATCACAGACGTGGATAGTCACCCCCTCCACGCAGGCACCCCACTGCCTCGCGACAGCAGCATCGGGGAATGGCAAGAGCAGCTCCCAGATTCTGCTGGTGATCTGATGCTACATTTTGTGCACCTCTCTCAGttctttccatttctttttgtaTCTGTGAGTGCGTGTGCTTCCATGGCGACAGCATATTATGGGACCCAGAATCAATTTGCACTATTACCCCTTAATATTTAGGATTAATATTCcactttatattttttgctTGTTGAACACTTTGCAAGCATTTGATTAATTTTTGAtttgtcattatttcattttttttttatgtgtgaagCTATTATAGTccaacacacacgcatacatgcacaaacactgaGTCATGTGACACAAACTATTTTCAATCTTAAAAAAGGGTTTCTCTGCATCATCTTAtgtttgttaaatattaattaaactACTAGCTATGGATGGCTGACAAGGCTACAGTTGAATTATCTATGAAGTATGAATACATAGGCATAAAAGCCTTGAAGGATTCTTTAGACTACTgctattaaaaaatgaaaaatcattAGGCCTACATGAAAATTTGCTCCTGAAGAAAACTTTTTCATTTAATGACTAAACAAGTTTTGGTGGCTGTGTGAAACCAATCGTGTTGCATTAATATGACAAGCTCCTTTTTCAATCTTGCATGCATGAAACAAAGTTCAATTTTACCTACTGCACGTTTTATAAAATGGGTGTGAGCGAATACACTCCAAAAGCTTAACCAAACTATACATCCAAATTAAATCCAATCCATCCAAATATTAAGGACCTATAGTGAAAATATCCTTTAAACGTATTTAATATGAATAATACTAATGACGTACAATATGTCTATGTACAGAAAATGTTGCAACTTTGCTATAAGATTTTGATGTTGTGTTGGTTATGTTAATTGTGTCATCACTCACTGCATGCTTTAAACAGCCTACATACAATAGGAAGAGTTAACATCCAGATACTGTAATGCTGCCAACTCTGGGTCACTGACAATTTAGGTTGTGCTCTCAAATTATAGCAGTTCAGACTGCATTGGAACAAAGACAGAGCAAATTCTTATTAACccatatttaaattacattccATGTGTAGCCTGTTTTGTAATACTTTAATCATTGCCAAGTCGCAAAATGATGGTAAAGCAGACAATATTGCGATCATGTCATCTTGTGTTCGGCTGGTCAACCGACGTTAGGATTGGGGATAAATAGACACATGGccataatgatgatgatgaatgactgaatgaaaCACTGTAGCCAAATAGGCAGCACGTATTAAAGCACAGTCTTTGAATCCATTAAGTTGAAGCAGACACATTAATGACTCATTGTGTGAAAGTATTTCAACACACGCCAACGTAGCCTAGCCTATAGCCTACTAAACCTTTCAATCATTCCCTTCCTTATCGCGTTTCACTTATCGCTTCCTCGTAACCGACCCTTCCTTCCTGGTATTGGCCTGGACTCGCTGAGTGCCACTAACGCTGGTTGTGTCTGACTTCTCCTGTGTGGAGGAACAGTAGCTACATGTACAGCCCAAGGTAAGTACAGACGCTTCGTGTAAAGAAGGTTTGACCGCAAATATGCGAGTGTACACCGTATAGCCTATACGTTAACGGAATGCTAAATTTACTGCTCAGACAGAAAAGTGGTGGTCAAATCCTGCTGCCGTTTGTAATCTTACTACGGTAttttgcgcgtgtgtgtgtgtgtgtgtgtgtgtgtgcggtgaaGGAACAATCCCACACGTCAAAACAACCAACGTTCATAAGGAAACATTTTAACCTATTCCCCTGACTAAAAATAGTTGGTCACTAGAGAATGATGGAATTAGAGGCCTACTGTATCAAATGTATCATGAAAGTAAGACATAATAGTTTATTTTCCTGCAGCATGGACaccatcacttttttttcttttttctttttttttaatataatggggaaaaaaacgttAGATGGAAATGAACACAGTAGCCTCAAATTTCCCCCCCATGGTCATTTGATTGtccattgttttcatttcagatGAGGGTGATCATTTGCTGCGGAGCTATACTGCTTCTCGTCCTCATTCCCAGAGCCTGTCAGGGTGGCAACATCTTGGTCTTTCCCAGCGAAGGCAGCCACTGGATAAACATGGATATTCTACTTCAAGCTTTGCACTCAAAAGGACACAATGTTACTATTGTGCGTTCTAGCAAAAGCTGGTACATCAAGGAGAAGTCGCCTTATTACAATACCTATACAGTCCAAGTGGAGAGAAGCGTGGATCAAAAGTTAATTACAGAAATCGTATCCAAGGTTGTAGAATTTGAAAGAGGGGCTCTTCCCTTGACAAGTTTTCTCCACATGACTTTAGGAATGATTGGCACATTTGTTGATTTTCACGCAACTGTGGGTGAATTTGTATCAGCAATGCTAGATGACAAAGACTTGATGAAAAACATGAAGGACAGCAGGTTTGACGTGGTACTCGCCGACCCCTGCTGGGGCGGTGGAATCATTTTGGCCAAATATTTGAACCTTCCTTTGGTTTATAATGTTAGGTGGGTAATAGCTGGAGAGGGTCATCTTGACATTGCTCCTTCACCTTTATCATATATTCCTATAACGGGAACTGGAAGCACTGATAAGATGACCTTTTTTCAGAGAGTTAAAAACATTGGTTTGCATCTAATTAACCTGGCACAAAATCAGCTGGTGACAAAGGTTGTATACCAGAAAATGTGTGACAAATATCTTGGGCCCCATAATGACTTTAACCAGTTAGTGCTCGATGCAGACATTTGGCTCATGAGAATGGACTTTGTCTTTGAGTTCCCTCGACCCACCATGCCTAATGTTGTCTATATGGGAGGGTTCCAATGTAAACCAGCAAAACCTCTTCCTGAACACCTGGAGGAGTTTGTACAGAGTTCTGGTGAGCATGGGGTCATCCTCATGTCTCTGGGGACTTTTGTGAGTGAACTTCCTGCTGATATGGCAAACGTGATCGCTGCAGCTTTTGCAAAATTACCCCAGAAAGTCATCTGGAGATATACAGGTGACAGACCAGCCACTCTGGG of Etheostoma spectabile isolate EspeVRDwgs_2016 chromosome 1, UIUC_Espe_1.0, whole genome shotgun sequence contains these proteins:
- the LOC116693163 gene encoding UDP-glucuronosyltransferase 2C1 isoform X4; translation: MRVIICCGAILLLVLIPRACQGGNILVFPSEGSHWINMDILLQALHSKGHNVTIVRSSKSWYIKEKSPYYNTYTVQVERSVDQKLITEIVSKVVEFERGALPLTSFLHMTLGMIGTFVDFHATVGEFVSAMLDDKDLMKNMKDSRFDVVLADPCWGGGIILAKYLNLPLVYNVRWVIAGEGHLDIAPSPLSYIPITGTGSTDKMTFFQRVKNIGLHLINLAQNQLVTKVVYQKMCDKYLGPHNDFNQLVLDADIWLMRMDFVFEFPRPTMPNVVYMGGFQCKPAKPLPEHLEEFVQSSGEHGVILMSLGTFVSELPADMANVIAAAFAKLPQKVIWRYTGDRPATLGNNTLIVDWLPQNDLLGHPKIKLFVSHGGTNGIYEAIYHGVPIVGIPFVFDQADNLSRLRAKGVAKVLDVSELDTETFQNVIQEVLKEPSYRMNMQRLSRLHRDQPMKPLDRALFWIEFVMRNKGAAHLKAEAYRMPWYSYHSVDVVLFLLTIAFLVLSFFAVLVWSCFRLCLKRKVKSD
- the LOC116693163 gene encoding UDP-glucuronosyltransferase 2C1 isoform X3; this translates as MRVIICCGAILLLVLIPRACQGGNILVFPSEGSHWINMDILLQALHSKGHNVTIVRSSKSWYIKEKSPYYNTYTVQVERSVDQKLITEIVSKVVEFERGALPLTSFLHMTLGMIGTFVDFHATVGEFVSAMLDDKDLMKNMKDSRFDVVLADPCWGGGIILAKYLNLPLVYNVRWVIAGEGHLDIAPSPLSYIPITGTGSTDKMTFFQRVKNIGLHLINLAQNQLVTKVVYQKMCDKYLGPHNDFNQLVLDADIWLMRMDFVFEFPRPTMPNVVYMGGFQCKPAKPLPEHLEEFVQSSGEHGVILMSLGTFVSELPADMANVIAAAFAKLPQKVIWRYTGDRPATLGNNTLIVDWLPQNDLLGHPKMKLFVSHGGTNGVQEAMYHGVPVVGLPFFFDQYDNLLRLKERGAATLLTINTVDKDNNFLEAIQEVLNEPSYRMNMQRLSRLHRDQPMKPLDRALFWIEFVMRNKGAAHLKAEAYRMPWYSYHSVDVVLFLLTIAFLVLSFFAVLVWSCFRLCLKRKVKSD